A window of Purpureocillium takamizusanense chromosome 13, complete sequence genomic DNA:
ACCGCAGCATTTAATGCATTTGCAAAGCTGTGTCGCTGACGGTCATAGCACCAACTCTTGCAAATTCAAGTGCTCATGCCGAAGAACGTGACGATGACAATGACTCGACGTTTTCCGGTAGGGCTTCGTCTTTCTCAACCCTGTCTTCCGAAGCATTGAACTACGAGTGGAAGTATGGGCGGTCGTACCATGGCTATCGAGCTGGGAGGTACTGGTTTCCAAACGATGAAACCGAGCAACATCGACTCGATTTGGTCCACAACGCCTTCCTCAACGCTTTGGATGGGCGACTTATTCTTGCACCAATCAATCCTCATGGCGTTCGCATCCTCGACGTTGGGACTGGTACAGGGATATGGGCTATCCACGTTGCGGACGAACACCCAGGGGCAGAAGTCCGAGGAAGTGATCTCAGCCCAATCCAACCAGATATGGTTCCCCCCAATGTTGAATTTTTCGTCGATGATGTGGAACAGGAATGGCTAGGCCAACCCTACGGTTTTATACACTGTCGAAATTTGGCTGGAGCCATCGAAGACTGGCCACAGCTTGTAGGCCAGATATACGATAACCTCATCCCGGGTGGCTGGATTGAGCTCCAAGGATTTGTCAACGTGGCGTACTCAGAACGCGGAGAACTTCCATCCGATGACCCACTGGTGCGGTTAATGGCAGGGCTCAAAGAAGCGGGCGATTTCAACCGCAGGGAGATGAACCCTGTGCCGCTGTTTAAAGATTGGGTGGAAGCGGCTGGTTTCATGAGAGTCAAAGAAGAGAGAGTCAAAATCCCTATCGGGTTGTGGCCGAAGAACGAAAACCTCCGAACCGCAGGTGGATTCATGGCGGCAAGTTACCGCCTGGGGATCGGAGGAATCACGGCTGTTCCCTTCAGAGATAACTTGGGTTGGTCTGCGGCAGAGGTTGAGGTCTTCAATGTGGAGGTGCGTGCGGCAGTTTATCGGACAGACGCTCGGTACTACTTCGAGTTCATATCTGTTATCGGGCAGAAGCCTAACTGAGATAGACTGTTATTGGAATACCACTAACGCGCAGCCTGCGGCATGCTGTTCGCTTTCAAGAATGAGAGTCAACTCGAAGTCAGGATTTTGACTTTGATGAGAGGTCGTGACCAAGGAACCTCTTCACACCGCACTGAGAAGCTACTGACAACTATGCCCCAGCCTTGGAAAGACAACCAAGAGAGGGGGAAGGTCCAGCGCTTCGAGGCAACGCAACAGACATATGACATTCATTATATATGACTTAACCGAGCAAGCAAGACCCTCAGAGCTGGAGAATGATCGCAATTCTGGCTTCTTACAGACCGTACCCTCACAGGAAAGTCACCAAGTTCGTCTCGACAGCCCTGAAGTTGTGATCTACTGAAGCGTGCATGCGAATTAAGCCATGGGGGACACGAACGTCGTGCGGTGCAGTCGTTGGCCGAGGGGTGTGTGCGAGAAGCCCTGCCGCCTCTCCTTGCCGCCCGGCTACAGGGATGGCGCGGCTGGAAGCCACAAGGCGTAATTAAGTCGGTAGGCGCTGGTTGGATGGTCTGTGGACTTTTCAAACGTTGCCGAGCCGTCAATTGCTCGGACTGGTCTGGTCCGATCCGAACGCGACCAAGACTCGTAAAGACAACATGCGTTAGATTACGCCCGTCTTAAGTGATTGATTGCGACTTTGGACTGGGAGGCAATCTGCGGTCTGGCTTTTGTTCTCACGTCTTGAATCTTATTATACCATGGTTCTAGCCGAGGTTTCTCGTTCGTCAAATGATACTGACAAAGCCACCAAAGCTCCGTGGGGCAGATGGTCATTGTTCACCAGCTTGAATTGTGTTCTGATAGACTTCTTCCAACCGAAGGCCCGGAATTGTCATGTCCCTGACGCTGGTGTTGACACTGGGCACATGGTAAAGGCATTCTGATGGTGAACGTACGCTCGGTGCCTGTGGTATCGGATCCTGACCAGTCCTTACCAGTCCTTCCGACGCCGGAGCCATAGTCCCGGGCAGAATCCCAGCAGCCGATCCATCAGAGCAATGCCACTGAGCAGCCCTCAAAAGCCCGTTCCTCCGCTGGGTCCGACAACGTGTGCTAAATACCACGGGCCAACGCTCGTCTTCGGTTTGCCTGTGAAGGCAGTGGCTTCCTGGGAAGCCGCTTGGCGGTTATGATGTGACCAACAGGATCCGGGCAGCTTGGGCTCGACCTATGATATGGATCCCTCTGTTTCACTCAGGAGTTCTCGGGGCGGGACAGGAGTACGGGAAGGCATTGCTTACTCTTGCCACTACTGCAGGCCTTTAAGCCGCGACCACTGGGTCATGGGTTCAGGCAGGCGGAGGCTGTACAAGGTAGTGCCTCGGTCTGCCTCCCCAGCTGACGGCTTCCCAGGAAGCTGCCTGGAGGTGTTTTGTGTGGGCGTGCGTTCTTTCACTCCCAGGTCAACCAGCCAACAACTCTTCGGCAACACACCATGACTATATAAGCAGTCGACCCCTCTCGGCGACTCCGTGGCGGTTCAGCCTTCCTTCCAACCTTTTTGCACACCCATACGCCACCATTTTGGTACCATGACTTCCAATCCACTCGCAACTCCGGTGTCCCTGAAGACTCGGTTTCATTCTGTGGCCGACAAGACTTTGGACTACCCCCTTTCCCCGGCATCCCTAGAGCCCGAGCATGACCTTCAAGCCACTACTTCGAACTCTATTACCGATATCATCGACCGCATTGCGCTGCTCCCAACTGATCTCGATTACAAACAGGTCGACAGAACTCTAGAGCAAACTCTACTCTATCGCAGCAGCACTGAGAAGAAACGCATCAGAGACTTTGCTGTGAGACTCGGTAACACCTGCACAGGGTTGGAGCACCAAGAGCCTGAGCAGTCACGCCCCAACTCCTCTCAGTCAAATATTACGCCGCAGCCGAACTCCATATATACCTGCCTCAGATTCGGGACGAAAGAGCCGGAGTCATCGGGCGATATCGACAACGTGAGCACCGAGCCAGGAATGCCGCCTAAGGACTCGGCAGACCTGAGCTTCAATAGAAGAAAAACGAGACAGTCATCTCGTCAGGCGAAGCATGAGGCCATCGACCATGTGCAGCACCAAAATGTGACTGCATGGGCTAGACGTGCAATAGAGGAATCAGCTGCAGACGCGGTGTCGACGCAGGATGCTCACTCGAAACCAGGTCGAGCTAGCCAAAGTCCCGCCACTTTGCGGGAGGTGACGCCAAATTTGGTGACGACGGATTCGAACCCGTTACCCATAGTCGGCCAGTCCATGGACGACTTCGTCGACGACTGCTACGACCAGGTCCGACGCTTAAATTCTCCCGAAATTTCGCGGGAGGCATGGGTGAGCCTCGTGTCTTTCATGGAAACCACTCACGTGCGGCCGCAATGGACGGATGGATCAGAATGGCAAGCGCTTGTCACTAGGGGTCGCGGCGACAAAGACCGTGGATCGATTAAATATGCCCTCACTCTCATATGCTTCGCCAAGTGGCACGAGGGTCAGGTACAAATGATCACGACATCATCACAAACCGCCAAACTCAAAGCCGGGCAGGAAGTCTCACGACGGGTCCTCGGCGCAAAACCAACCGCGGAGGACCAAGCGAGACTATGGGACAGGAGGCGCAGTTCTTTGAACACGCAGTTAGCTCGTGGACGAAAGTGGGCTCGCTTAGTGAAAGAGTTTACTTCGGGCATCCTGCTTGCGAACTTATGGTTAGTTGCCTTTCTGACAACACAGAGCTCAGCTGACGTCGAAGAAGGCAACTTGGAAAGACCTCGGAGAACGACCTAGATCAGTTCATTCAAGATCTGCACGGAGACGAAAACAAGAAAAAGGTCATCGGCCTCTTACAGAGGCAGGTTGACCTTCTCACGAGGACTGGCCGCACGAACGAGACTGTCTTTATATCCGACCTGCTCTGCGCGGGGCTTCTGCACCGCAACCTTGCCCCAGAATCCAACGAAAAGGCCGAGGACTTCTGCGAGACCGTTCGAAAATCGGTCGGCGATGCGCTACTTACTGTCGGCAGCGAATGCCTTGACGCGAAGGCTCTCAATACTCTCGCTCCAAATACTTGGCTTAATGCGAATGTCATCATTGCGGGCCTCACGGTCTCCGACAGACTCCCTTGGGTCCGGGTCGGGCATTCAGTCCCCATACATTGTGGAGTCGATGCTTTGCGTAGGATCCGTCGGCCGTTCCAAGTCGCTGCCTCGGAGATCACCGCTTGGCGCAAGGAGACGACGGAGCAACTGGTGTTCTTCTTTGTTCTTTTCCAAAGGTCAAATCACTTCAGCCTCTTAGAAATCAACGACAAGGAAAAGACCATCCACCACTACGACTCGATGTGCACTAATGGCAAAGATAACGCCGATATCAAGGTCTGTTTCCGCAATTTGACGCCAGGATAGAGCTGACAGACAAGAAGGCGGCATGTGCAAAAGAATTTCCCCAGCTTAGGTACTGCGAAGAAGTATGTATCTCTGATATCTGAAATCCGACCATACTAACCCGCATGCAGCCCGTGACACAACAAGAGGACAGTCATAGCTGCGGCCCCATTGTTATGAAGATGGCCCGGCTGCGAATGACGGGACAGGCCCCTCCAACGACCTATGACCCTGAAAGCCTCCGCCAAGAAGCTATCAGGGTCTTACGCTTGGCATGGTCGGATGGTATTTTGTGTCGCCAACCAGGCAGCTCGACGGGGAAAAGGAAGCGAGCTGATGTCGAGCCCGCCAAGAAGAGGATGAAAGCCTACGAGAAGTAGGGAAATGGGTCTGGAAATGGGCATAAACGTAGTTGTCGGGCAACAAATTTTGGCATTTGGATGAGATATTTCGTATTTCATCTAATAGGGGGCTTGATCCTGCCAGTTCAGCAAAATTCTAGCTGATAAACAGGTTTCTACCACTCCGTAGTTCCATTATTGACTCCCGTCGGACGTTACTTCAGTTTCGGCAGGAGGGTGTACTCGTAGATGACGTATACAACGATTGACGAAACCAACCAAGCACCAATGATAACCGTACTGACGATAGCAGTTATCGACCATTGTCCCTCTTGGGTGCCATACACGTTCAGTAGCGTTGATATCAGACCCATTAGCGAATGTAGCATGGTTGGTCTTTAGGCGTAAGCTTCGCTTTCGGGGAGAAGGGGAAACAAGGGAGCACATACATGACCAGGTAGCGATTAATCCAGATACGATTGTGATGCCACCTCGTCCATAACCATGCGAGGCCCACCGCTGCTATTACGCAGGCAAAGGAAGCGATGAATATGAGGGGAATGTTGCGCACGGCGTGCATAACCGCTTTCCCGATATCGCCAGTCTGCTCTGGCGCGTCGAGATACCGTACGGACGAGTATGTAGTCGGCGATACCAGAAAGCCGGCCAAGAGGAGCCAAGAGAAGAAACCTGCAAGGCCAAAATAGTATGGTTTGATCTCTTTATCCATACGGAGAATCATTTTGTCGTATTCGGTCTGAGAGGTACTGTAGTCGGGGGGGTccatctcgcccgccagGCTTTCTGTgagtcgagggcggcgagagccCGAGCCAGTCATTGGAATGGACGTTTGCATTGAGCATAGAAAAGATAACAAGACTCGCGAGTATTTGCTAATTTCAGGCT
This region includes:
- a CDS encoding uncharacterized protein (COG:S~EggNog:ENOG503PXCR), encoding MGQEAQFFEHAVSSWTKVGSLSERVYFGHPACELMTSENDLDQFIQDLHGDENKKKVIGLLQRQVDLLTRTGRTNETVFISDLLCAGLLHRNLAPESNEKAEDFCETVRKSVGDALLTVGSECLDAKALNTLAPNTWLNANVIIAGLTVSDRLPWVRVGHSVPIHCGVDALRRIRRPFQVAASEITAWRKETTEQLVFFFVLFQRSNHFSLLEINDKEKTIHHYDSMCTNGKDNADIKVCFRNLTPG
- a CDS encoding uncharacterized protein (COG:S~EggNog:ENOG503NUA9), which codes for MPAPTLANSSAHAEERDDDNDSTFSGRASSFSTLSSEALNYEWKYGRSYHGYRAGRYWFPNDETEQHRLDLVHNAFLNALDGRLILAPINPHGVRILDVGTGTGIWAIHVADEHPGAEVRGSDLSPIQPDMVPPNVEFFVDDVEQEWLGQPYGFIHCRNLAGAIEDWPQLVGQIYDNLIPGGWIELQGFVNVAYSERGELPSDDPLVRLMAGLKEAGDFNRREMNPVPLFKDWVEAAGFMRVKEERVKIPIGLWPKNENLRTAGGFMAASYRLGIGGITAVPFRDNLGWSAAEVEVFNVEVRAAVYRTDARYYFEFISVIGQKPN
- a CDS encoding uncharacterized protein (EggNog:ENOG503PP0B) — translated: PVTQQEDSHSCGPIVMKMARLRMTGQAPPTTYDPESLRQEAIRVLRLAWSDGILCRQPGSSTGKRKRADVEPAKKRMKAYEK